A portion of the Paenibacillus sp. PvR098 genome contains these proteins:
- a CDS encoding adenine phosphoribosyltransferase, with amino-acid sequence MNFKEHIRVIENFPQPGISFKDITTLLKDGKVYREVIAEMARRLEGTQIDCIAGPEARGFVIGAPLAVALGVGFIPIRKSGKLPGETIEADYALEYGKDKLAMHNDAIAPGQRVLIADDLLATGGTIATSINLVKQLGGEVIGAAFLIELLELNGREKLEGLEVFSLVQY; translated from the coding sequence TCCCCAGCCGGGAATCAGCTTTAAAGATATTACGACTTTGCTGAAGGACGGAAAAGTATATAGAGAAGTGATTGCCGAAATGGCCAGACGCCTGGAAGGCACGCAGATCGATTGTATTGCCGGTCCGGAAGCACGGGGGTTTGTGATCGGAGCTCCACTGGCAGTGGCACTCGGCGTTGGCTTTATCCCGATTCGCAAAAGCGGAAAACTGCCGGGTGAAACGATCGAAGCGGATTATGCTCTCGAATACGGCAAAGACAAATTGGCCATGCATAATGATGCCATTGCGCCAGGACAAAGAGTGCTGATCGCAGACGATCTTCTGGCTACCGGCGGCACGATTGCCACTTCCATTAACCTGGTGAAGCAGCTTGGCGGCGAAGTCATTGGCGCAGCCTTCCTGATTGAACTGCTGGAGTTGAACGGAAGAGAGAAGCTGGAAGGCCTTGAAGTATTTTCACTGGTCCAATACTAG